One window of Elaeis guineensis isolate ETL-2024a chromosome 11, EG11, whole genome shotgun sequence genomic DNA carries:
- the LOC105054351 gene encoding uncharacterized protein codes for MITSTTTTTPTAKPMLSTPSAAPATSRPNRRCCPRPPRRGGPAASAAAAVALLLASSAWLSLVFSSLSPLPWHRLRSWGTSSFSSSSSAAAPLLSPNSLPPPPQNSTTRASFPGSPSLEDDTAAPISIRHVVFGIAGSAQLWPRRREFLRLWWRPGAMRGHVWLDDRIPRPWNASLARALPPVRVSEDISRFRYTNPTGHPSGLRISRIVAESFRLGHRGARWFVLVDDDTILCPDNLVAVLGKYDWTEMVYIGGPSESHSANTYFSHSMAFGGGGIAISYPLAKALTRMQDECLERYPRLYGSDDRLHACILELGVPLTREYGFHQWDIRGNPHGLLAAHPIAPFISIHHIEAVDPIYPGLSLLESLKLFTKAMKTDPQSFLQRAISYDRRKKLTFSISLGYVVQVFPNIILPRELERSEQTYIAWNRIGNRNEFDFDTRDVYRSVCKKPVLFFLNDIWKDGNITMGSYIRAKGKGDIKRKVFCFPRSPPLPDVDEIQVLGNPLRQNWHLVPRRLCCKVSQKSNGTLRIIVKQCEQGTFGSAADSL; via the exons ATGATCACCAGCACCACCACCACGACCCCCACAGCGAAGCCGATGCTCTCCACGCCCTCCGCCGCCCCCGCTACTAGCCGCCCCAACCGCCGTTGCTGCCCCCGCCCCCCTCGCCGTGGCGGTCCCGCtgcctccgccgccgccgccgtcgcCCTCCTCCTCGCCTCCTCCGCCTGGCTTTCCCTTGTCTTCTCCTCCCTCTCCCCCCTCCCCTGGCACCGCCTCCGCTCCTGGGGCACCTCCTCCTTCTCCTCGTCCTCCTCCGCTGCCGCCCCCCTCCTCTCCCCTaactccctccctccccctccccaAAACTCCACCACCCGCGCCTCTTTTCCCGGCTCCCCCTCCCTGGAGGACGACACCGCCGCGCCGATTTCCATCCGCCATGTCGTCTTCGGCATCGCCGGCTCTGCCCAGCTCTGGCCGCGGCGCCGGGAGTTCCTCCGCTTGTGGTGGCGGCCGGGGGCCATGCGCGGACACGTCTGGCTCGACGACCGCATCCCCCGCCCCTGGAACGCCTCCCTCGCCCGCGCCCTACCCCCGGTCCGCGTCTCCGAGGACATCTCCCGCTTCCGCTACACCAACCCTACCGGCCACCCCTCGGGCCTCCGCATCTCCCGTATCGTCGCCGAGAGCTTTCGCCTCGGCCACCGTGGCGCCCGCTGGTTCGTGCTCGTCGACGACGATACCATCCTCTGCCCCGACAACCTCGTCGCGGTGCTCGGCAAGTATGACTGGACTGAGATGGTGTACATCGGGGGGCCGTCGGAGAGCCACTCTGCGAACACTTACTTCAGCCATTCGATGGCCTTCGGCGGTGGGGGGATTGCCATCAGCTATCCGCTGGCCAAGGCCCTCACCAGGATGCAAGACGAGTGCCTCGAAAGGTACCCCAGACTTTATGGGAGCGACGACCGCCTCCATGCCTGCATCTTGGAGCTTGGGGTCCCGCTCACCCGGGAGTATGGATTCCACCAG TGGGATATTAGGGGGAATCCTCATGGCCTTTTGGCGGCTCACCCTATTGCTCCTTTCATCTCAATACACCATATTGAAGCTGTGGATCCTATTTACCCTGGCTTGAGCTTACTTGAAAGCCTAAAGCTTTTTACCAAGGCTATGAAGACTGATCCTCAGAGTTTCTTGCAGCGTGCTATTTCTTATGACAGAAGGAAAAAGCTTACGTTCTCCATCTCATTGGGATATGTTGTTCAAGTGTTCCCTAACATTATTCTCCCACGGGAGTTGGAACGTTCTGAGCAAACATACATTGCTTGGAACAGAATAGGCAACAGgaatgagtttgattttgatacaaGGGATGTTTATAGGTCAGTGTGCAAGAAGCCAGTTCTGTTTTTCTTGAATGATATTTGGAAGGATGGAAACATAACCATGGGTTCATACATACGAGCTAAGGGAAAGGGTGACATTAAAAGGAAAGTTTTCTGCTTTCCCCGATCGCCTCCTCTGCCTGATGTGGATGAAATTCAAGTACTGGGAAACCCATTGAGGCAAAATTGGCATTTg GTGCCAAGACGGTTGTGCTGTAAAGTATCTCAAAAAAGTAATGGGACTCTGAGGATAATTGTTAAACAATGTGAGCAGGGAACTTTTGGGTCAGCTGCTGATTCTTTATGA